A portion of the Chiloscyllium plagiosum isolate BGI_BamShark_2017 chromosome 48, ASM401019v2, whole genome shotgun sequence genome contains these proteins:
- the LOC122544383 gene encoding transcription initiation factor TFIID subunit 6-like: LHELIPAVVTCIVSRQLCLRPDVDNHWALRDFAARLMAQICKNFSTTTNNIQSRITKTFTKSWLDDKTPWTTRYGCIAGLAELGHDVIKTLIIQRLQIEGERIRAVLEGPVVSNIDKIGADHVQNLLLKHCAPVVAKIRSPPDNQESYKVDYGYLGPMLCTHVVKARAQAAMQAQQVNRTTLTITQPRSTLTISQSPQTSRAPSIIKVPSSITLPMQTLVSARPSTPTQASPPATKFIMMSSASGSSSTQQPRPTLTISQSPQSSQPSTSPSIFKVPSSITLPMQTLLTRPSTPTQSSPSPTNYIVMSSSSTSPSTQQVITLRTTPCGTGSTSPVTTTVASIQPIVKLVSTSQTAPSSTVTGSTQKYIVVSLPSTSESKSQSSNNSLQQHSPK, from the exons CCCCGCGGTGGTGACCTGCATCGTCAGCCGCCAACTCTGCCTCCGCCCGGATGTGGACAACCACTGGGCACTCCGGGACTTTGCCGCCCGCCTCATGGCACAGATCTGCAAGAACTTCAGCACCACCACCAATAACATCCAGTCGCGTATCACCAAAACCTTCACCAAG AGTTGGCTGGATGACAAGACCCCCTGGACGACCAGGTACGGCTGCATCGCAGGATTGGCTGAGCTCGGCCACGAT GTGATAAAGACCCTGATCATCCAGAGGCTGCAGATTGAAGGGGAGCGAATCCGAGCTGTACTCGAGGGACCTGTCGTCAGTAATATCGACAAGATTGGAGCGGATCACGTCCAGAACCTCTTACTG AAACATTGCGCGCCGGTCGTGGCGAAGATCCGGTCTCCTCCGGACAACCAGGAGTCCTACAAGGTGGACTACGGGTACCTGGGCCCCATGCTATGTACCCACGTGGTGAAGGCCCGTGCCCAGGCAGCGATGCAGGCCCAGCAAGTGAACCGGACCACCCTGACCATCACCCAG CCTCGGTCCACGCTGACCATATCGCAGTCCCCACAGACGTCGCGGGCTCCCAGCATCATCAAGGTGCCCAGCTCCATCACGCTGCCCATGCAGACTCTGGTCTCTGCCCGGCCGTCCACCCCGACTCAGGCATCGCCCCCGGCCACCAAGTTCATCATGATGTCTTCGGCGTCCGGCTCGTCCAGCACGCAGCAG CCAAGACCCACGCTGACGATCTCCCAGAGCCCACAGTCGTCGCAGCCCTCCACCAGTCCCAGCATCTTCAAGGTCCCGAGCTCCATCACGCTGCCAATGCAGACCCTGCTCACCCGGCCATCCACCCCGACCCAGTCGTCCCCATCTCCGACCAACTACATTGTGATGTCCTCCAGCTCTACCTCCCCCAGCACTCAGCAG GTGATCACACTGAGGACAACTCCATGTGGGACAGGCAGTACGTCACCGGTCACCACCACGGTGGCCAGCATTCAGCCGATCGTCAAGCTGGTGTCTACCTCTCAGACTGCGCCCAGCAGCACAGTGACTGGCAGCACCCAGAAATACATAGTGGTGTCGCTGCCCTCCACGTCAGAAAGCAAGAGCCAGTCCAGTAACAACTCCTTACAACAGCACTCGCccaagtga